Proteins found in one Pseudomonas sp. P8_241 genomic segment:
- a CDS encoding TRAP transporter substrate-binding protein, with the protein MDFKRTLLAAALPFAFSLSSAAHALEIKFADIHPAGYPTVLAEEQLGKTLVADSNGALTFKMFAGGVLGSEKEVIEQAQVGAIQMARVSLGIVGPVVPDVNVFNMPFVFRDQAHMRKVIDGEVGDAILDKITNSEFNLVALAWMDGGTRNIYTKKPVRSLADLKGMKIRVQGNPMFIETINAMGGNGIAMDTGEIFSALQTGVIDGAENNPPTLLEHNHYQNAKYYSLTGHLILPEPIVMSKITWEKLTPEQQALVKKTAKAAQAQERTLWDAKSASSEEKLKAAGVEFITVDKKPFYEATASVREKYGAPYADLIKRIEAVQ; encoded by the coding sequence ATGGACTTCAAACGCACCTTGCTGGCCGCTGCACTCCCCTTCGCCTTCTCCCTCAGCAGCGCCGCCCACGCGCTGGAAATCAAATTCGCCGACATTCATCCGGCCGGTTACCCCACCGTGCTGGCTGAAGAGCAACTGGGCAAAACCCTGGTGGCCGACAGCAATGGCGCGCTGACCTTCAAGATGTTCGCCGGCGGTGTGCTCGGCTCGGAAAAGGAAGTGATCGAACAGGCCCAGGTCGGCGCGATCCAGATGGCCCGGGTCAGCCTCGGCATCGTCGGCCCGGTGGTGCCGGATGTGAACGTGTTCAACATGCCGTTCGTGTTCCGCGACCAGGCGCACATGCGCAAAGTCATCGACGGTGAAGTCGGCGATGCAATCCTCGACAAGATCACCAACTCCGAATTCAACCTGGTCGCCCTGGCCTGGATGGATGGCGGCACGCGCAACATCTACACCAAGAAACCGGTGCGCAGCCTCGCCGACCTCAAGGGCATGAAGATCCGCGTGCAAGGCAACCCGATGTTCATCGAAACCATCAATGCCATGGGCGGCAACGGCATTGCGATGGACACCGGCGAAATCTTCAGTGCCTTGCAGACCGGCGTGATCGACGGCGCGGAAAACAACCCGCCGACCCTGCTCGAACACAACCACTACCAGAACGCCAAGTACTACAGCCTGACCGGTCACCTGATTCTGCCGGAGCCGATCGTGATGTCGAAAATCACTTGGGAAAAACTCACGCCCGAGCAGCAAGCACTGGTGAAGAAAACCGCGAAAGCCGCCCAGGCTCAGGAACGCACCCTGTGGGACGCGAAATCGGCCAGCAGCGAAGAGAAGCTCAAGGCTGCCGGCGTCGAATTCATCACCGTCGACAAGAAACCTTTCTACGAAGCCACCGCCTCGGTCCGCGAAAAATACGGCGCGCCTTACGCCGATCTGATCAAGCGCATCGAAGCCGTTCAGTAA
- the pqqA gene encoding pyrroloquinoline quinone precursor peptide PqqA — translation MWTKPAFTDLRIGFEVTMYFANR, via the coding sequence ATGTGGACTAAACCCGCGTTTACCGATCTGCGCATTGGCTTCGAAGTGACGATGTATTTCGCCAACCGTTGA
- the pqqC gene encoding pyrroloquinoline-quinone synthase PqqC has product MTDTPMTPSEFEQTLRAKGAYYHIHHPFHQAMYAGRASREQIQGWVANRFYYQVNIPLKDAAILANCPDRDVRREWLQRILDHDGVPGSEGGIEAWLRLGEAVGLDREQIVSQELVLPGVRFAVDAYVNFARRACWQEAASSSLTELFAPQIHQSRLDAWPTHYPWIDVAGYDYFRTRLSQARRDVEHGLRITLAHYVTAEGQQRMLDILQFKLDVLWSMLDAMSMAYELERPPYHTVTGDNVWHRGIAL; this is encoded by the coding sequence ATGACCGACACCCCCATGACCCCAAGCGAATTCGAGCAGACCCTGCGCGCCAAGGGCGCCTATTACCACATCCACCACCCATTCCACCAAGCCATGTACGCCGGCCGCGCCAGCCGCGAGCAGATTCAGGGCTGGGTCGCTAACCGCTTTTACTATCAGGTCAACATCCCCCTGAAAGACGCCGCGATTCTCGCCAACTGCCCGGACCGCGACGTGCGCCGGGAATGGCTGCAACGGATTCTCGACCACGATGGCGTCCCCGGCAGCGAGGGCGGCATCGAAGCCTGGCTGCGCCTGGGTGAAGCGGTGGGGCTGGATCGCGAGCAGATTGTGTCTCAGGAACTGGTGCTGCCCGGCGTTCGGTTCGCCGTGGACGCCTACGTCAATTTCGCCCGTCGCGCCTGTTGGCAGGAAGCGGCCAGCAGCTCGCTGACCGAATTGTTCGCGCCGCAGATCCATCAATCGCGACTCGACGCCTGGCCGACTCACTATCCGTGGATCGACGTCGCCGGCTACGACTACTTTCGCACACGCCTGAGCCAGGCGCGGCGCGATGTCGAGCACGGTTTGCGCATCACGCTGGCGCACTACGTGACCGCCGAGGGGCAGCAACGCATGCTCGACATTCTGCAATTCAAGCTCGACGTGCTGTGGAGCATGCTCGATGCCATGAGCATGGCCTACGAGCTGGAACGCCCGCCGTATCACACGGTCACCGGCGACAACGTCTGGCATCGGGGGATCGCCCTGTGA
- the pqqD gene encoding pyrroloquinoline quinone biosynthesis peptide chaperone PqqD has product MSLINRQQSPALRRGFRLQWEPRQDCHVLLYPEGMIKLNASAGQILGLINGQRSVATIIEQLTTVFPGVPGIDEDVLAFLEVAHAQFWIE; this is encoded by the coding sequence GTGAGCCTGATCAATCGCCAGCAGTCACCGGCCTTGCGTCGCGGTTTTCGCCTGCAATGGGAGCCGCGCCAGGACTGTCACGTGCTGCTCTACCCCGAAGGCATGATCAAACTCAACGCCAGTGCCGGACAGATCCTTGGCCTGATCAACGGCCAGCGCAGCGTCGCGACCATCATTGAACAATTGACCACGGTGTTCCCCGGCGTTCCGGGAATCGATGAGGATGTGCTGGCATTCCTGGAGGTGGCGCATGCGCAGTTCTGGATCGAGTGA
- a CDS encoding TRAP transporter small permease: MKNLLLRINDRIYMTCIWVAGLSVLAISLMIPWGVFARYVLGTGSSWPEPTAILLMMVFTFIGAAASYRAGAHMAVAMLTDRMPAEMRKAVSVLSQLLMATICLFMAIWGTKLCLSTWNQFMSALPTLRVGITYMPIPVGGVLTLIFVLEKLLLGDQSNRRVVRFDLVEENEGAA; encoded by the coding sequence ATGAAGAATCTATTGCTGCGTATCAACGACAGGATCTACATGACCTGCATCTGGGTCGCGGGCCTGTCGGTATTGGCCATTTCCCTGATGATCCCCTGGGGCGTGTTCGCCCGTTACGTCCTCGGCACCGGCTCCAGCTGGCCGGAGCCTACGGCGATCCTGCTGATGATGGTCTTCACCTTCATCGGCGCCGCTGCCAGTTATCGCGCCGGTGCACACATGGCGGTGGCGATGCTCACCGACCGCATGCCCGCCGAAATGCGCAAAGCCGTCAGCGTGCTGTCGCAACTGCTGATGGCGACCATCTGCCTGTTCATGGCGATCTGGGGCACCAAGTTATGCCTGTCCACCTGGAACCAGTTCATGAGCGCCCTGCCGACGCTGCGCGTGGGCATCACCTACATGCCGATCCCGGTGGGCGGCGTGCTGACATTGATTTTTGTTCTGGAAAAACTCTTGCTCGGTGATCAGAGCAACCGTCGGGTCGTGCGTTTCGACCTCGTTGAAGAAAATGAAGGTGCCGCTTAA
- the pqqB gene encoding pyrroloquinoline quinone biosynthesis protein PqqB: MHIRILGSAAGGGFPQWNCNCRQCAGVRNGSLRAQRRTQSSIALSDDGVEWVLCNASPDIRAQLESFAPLQPARRLRDSAIAGIVLLDSQIDHCTGLLSLREGCPHDVWCTERVHQDLSSGFPLFNMLGHWNAGLQWQPIGLERQPFSIPACEHLQLRAIPLVSNAPPYSPNRGNPQPGDTIGLFIEDLRNGASLFYAPGLGRIDDEVLGWMQRADCLLLDGTLWRDDEMRICEVGQSLGSDMGHLAQSGPGGMLEVLEDFNRQRKVLIHINNTNPILDEDSAERALLERRGIEVAYDGMSIEL; the protein is encoded by the coding sequence ATGCACATCCGTATCCTCGGTTCCGCCGCTGGCGGTGGTTTTCCGCAGTGGAACTGCAACTGCCGCCAGTGCGCCGGTGTGCGCAATGGCAGCCTGCGGGCACAGCGCCGTACGCAGTCGTCGATTGCCCTGAGTGACGACGGTGTGGAGTGGGTGCTGTGCAACGCTTCCCCGGACATTCGCGCGCAACTCGAGAGTTTTGCGCCACTGCAACCGGCACGGCGCCTGCGTGACAGCGCCATCGCCGGTATCGTGCTGCTGGACAGCCAGATCGACCATTGCACCGGTTTGCTCAGCCTGCGTGAAGGTTGCCCGCATGACGTGTGGTGCACCGAGCGCGTGCATCAGGATCTGAGCAGTGGTTTCCCGCTGTTCAACATGCTCGGACACTGGAACGCTGGGTTGCAATGGCAGCCGATCGGTCTTGAGCGTCAGCCGTTCAGCATCCCGGCCTGTGAACACCTACAGTTGCGCGCCATTCCTCTGGTGAGCAACGCGCCGCCGTATTCGCCCAATCGCGGCAACCCGCAACCGGGCGACACCATTGGCTTGTTCATCGAAGACCTGCGCAACGGCGCCTCGCTGTTCTATGCGCCTGGCCTGGGTCGAATTGACGATGAAGTGCTGGGCTGGATGCAGCGTGCCGATTGCCTGCTGCTGGACGGCACCCTGTGGCGTGATGACGAAATGCGCATCTGTGAAGTCGGCCAGAGCCTGGGCAGCGACATGGGACACCTCGCACAAAGCGGCCCCGGCGGGATGCTTGAAGTGCTGGAGGATTTCAACCGCCAGCGCAAGGTGCTGATCCACATCAACAACACCAATCCCATTCTCGACGAAGACTCCGCCGAACGGGCCTTGCTGGAGCGGCGGGGGATTGAAGTGGCTTATGACGGCATGAGTATTGAGCTGTAG
- the ercA gene encoding alcohol dehydrogenase-like regulatory protein ErcA codes for MSQSLNQLRKFVSPEIIFGAGSRHSVGNYAKTFGARKVLVVSDPGVVAAGWVADVEASLQALGIEYCLYTDVSPNPRVEEVMRGAELYRENHCDVIVAVGGGSPMDCGKGIGIVVAHGRSILEFEGVDTIRVPSPPLILIPTTAGTSADVSQFVIISNQQERMKFSIVSKAVVPDVSLIDPETTLSMDPFLSACTGIDALVHAIEAFVSTGNGPLTDPHALEAMRLINGNLVQMIANPTDIALREKIMLGSMQAGLAFSNAILGAVHAMSHSLGGFLDLPHGLCNAVLVEHVVAFNYNSAPDRFKVIAETLGIDCRGLNHRQICGRLVEHLIALKRAIGFHETLGLHGVRTSDIPFLSQHAMHDPCILTNPRESSQRDVEVVYGEAL; via the coding sequence ATGAGCCAGAGTCTCAACCAGCTGCGTAAATTCGTGTCCCCTGAAATCATCTTCGGCGCCGGTAGCCGGCACAGTGTCGGCAATTACGCCAAGACCTTTGGCGCACGCAAGGTCCTGGTGGTCAGTGACCCCGGTGTGGTTGCCGCCGGTTGGGTCGCCGATGTCGAGGCCAGCCTGCAAGCGCTGGGCATCGAGTACTGCCTGTACACCGACGTTTCACCGAACCCACGGGTGGAGGAAGTGATGCGCGGTGCCGAGTTGTACCGGGAAAACCACTGCGACGTGATCGTCGCCGTCGGTGGCGGCAGCCCGATGGATTGCGGCAAAGGCATCGGTATCGTTGTTGCCCATGGCCGCAGCATCCTTGAGTTTGAAGGCGTGGACACCATCCGCGTGCCCAGCCCGCCGCTGATCCTGATTCCGACCACCGCCGGCACCTCGGCCGATGTCTCGCAATTCGTGATCATTTCCAACCAGCAGGAACGCATGAAGTTCTCCATCGTCAGCAAGGCCGTGGTGCCCGACGTTTCGCTGATCGACCCGGAAACCACCTTGAGCATGGACCCGTTCCTGTCGGCCTGTACCGGCATCGACGCCCTGGTGCATGCCATCGAGGCCTTTGTTTCCACCGGTAACGGACCGCTGACCGATCCCCATGCGCTTGAAGCCATGCGCCTGATCAACGGTAACCTGGTGCAGATGATCGCTAACCCGACGGACATCGCGCTGCGCGAAAAAATCATGCTCGGCAGCATGCAGGCCGGGTTGGCGTTCTCCAACGCGATCCTCGGTGCGGTGCATGCCATGTCCCATAGTCTGGGCGGTTTTCTCGACTTGCCCCACGGCTTGTGCAACGCAGTGTTGGTGGAGCATGTGGTGGCGTTCAACTACAACTCGGCGCCGGATCGCTTCAAGGTGATTGCCGAAACGTTGGGCATCGATTGCCGAGGCCTGAACCACCGGCAGATTTGCGGGCGACTGGTCGAACACCTGATCGCGCTGAAGCGTGCCATCGGTTTCCACGAGACCCTGGGTCTGCACGGGGTCAGGACCTCGGACATTCCGTTTCTGTCGCAGCATGCGATGCACGATCCGTGCATCCTGACCAACCCGCGCGAATCCAGTCAGCGTGACGTCGAGGTCGTGTATGGCGAAGCCCTCTGA
- a CDS encoding TRAP transporter large permease gives MDALILLGSFIALILIGMPVAYALGLSALIGAWWIDIPFQALMIQVAGGVNKFSLLAIPFFVLAGAIMAEGGMSRRLVAFAGVLVGFVRGGLSLVNIMASTFFGAISGSSVADTASVGSVLIPEMERRGYPREFATAVTVSGSVQALLTPPSHNSVLYSLAAGGTVSIASLFMAGVVPGLLMSACLMVLCLIFAKKRDYPKGEVIPMREALKICGEAMWGLMAMVIILGGILSGIFTATESAAIAVLWSFFVTMFIYRDYKWRELPKLMHRTVRTISIVMILIGFAASFGYIMTLMQIPAKITTMFLTLSDNRYVILMCINVMLLLLGTVMDMAPLILILTPILMPVILGIGVDPVQFGMIMLVNLGIGLITPPVGAVLFVGSAVGKVSIESTVKALLPFYGVLFLVLMAVTYIPALSLWLPHLVL, from the coding sequence ATGGACGCTCTGATTCTGCTCGGCAGCTTCATCGCTTTGATCCTGATCGGCATGCCGGTCGCCTACGCGCTGGGCCTTTCGGCGCTGATCGGTGCGTGGTGGATCGATATCCCCTTCCAGGCCTTGATGATTCAGGTCGCCGGGGGCGTGAACAAATTCTCGCTGTTGGCGATTCCGTTCTTCGTCCTGGCCGGCGCGATCATGGCCGAGGGTGGCATGTCGCGCCGGCTCGTGGCGTTCGCCGGGGTGCTGGTGGGCTTTGTGCGCGGCGGCTTGTCGCTGGTCAACATCATGGCTTCGACCTTCTTCGGTGCGATCTCCGGTTCCTCGGTGGCGGACACCGCCTCGGTCGGTTCGGTGTTGATTCCGGAGATGGAGCGTCGTGGCTATCCCCGTGAATTCGCCACGGCCGTGACCGTCAGCGGCTCGGTGCAGGCCCTGCTGACACCACCGAGCCACAACTCGGTGCTGTACTCGCTGGCCGCGGGCGGTACGGTGTCGATTGCCTCGCTGTTCATGGCCGGTGTGGTGCCGGGCCTGTTGATGAGCGCGTGCCTGATGGTGCTGTGCCTGATCTTCGCCAAAAAGCGTGACTACCCCAAGGGCGAAGTCATTCCGATGCGCGAAGCGCTGAAGATCTGCGGCGAAGCCATGTGGGGCCTGATGGCGATGGTGATCATCCTCGGCGGCATTTTGTCGGGCATTTTCACCGCGACCGAATCGGCGGCGATTGCCGTGCTGTGGTCGTTCTTCGTCACCATGTTCATCTACCGCGACTACAAGTGGCGCGAGCTGCCGAAATTGATGCATCGCACGGTGCGCACGATTTCGATCGTGATGATCCTGATCGGCTTCGCCGCGAGCTTCGGCTACATCATGACGCTGATGCAGATCCCGGCGAAGATCACCACGATGTTCCTGACCCTGTCGGACAACCGTTACGTGATCCTGATGTGCATCAACGTCATGCTGCTGTTGTTGGGCACGGTGATGGACATGGCGCCGCTGATCCTGATCCTCACGCCGATTTTGATGCCGGTGATCCTCGGCATCGGCGTGGACCCGGTGCAATTCGGCATGATCATGCTGGTGAACCTGGGGATCGGCTTGATAACGCCGCCGGTGGGCGCGGTGCTCTTTGTGGGATCGGCCGTGGGTAAAGTCAGCATCGAATCGACCGTCAAAGCCCTGCTGCCGTTCTACGGCGTGCTGTTCCTGGTGCTGATGGCCGTGACCTACATTCCTGCGTTGTCGCTGTGGTTGCCGCATCTGGTGTTGTAA
- the pqqE gene encoding pyrroloquinoline quinone biosynthesis protein PqqE: MRSSGSSETLPGPPLWLLAELTYRCPLQCPYCSNPLDFARHGEELSTQEWIRVFGEAREMGAAQLGFSGGEPLVRQDLAELIKAARDMGYYTNLITSGIGLTEQKVRDFKVAGLDHIQISFQAADEAVNNMLAGSRKAFAQKLAMARAVKAQGYPMVLNFVTHRHNIDRIAQIIDLCLALEADFVELATCQFYGWAELNRVGLLPTREQLQRAERITYEYRERLDAQGHPCKLIFVTPDYYEERPKTCMNGWANLFLDITPDGTALPCHSARQLPVPFPNVREHSLSHIWNESFGFNRFRGDDWMKEPCRSCDEKHKDLGGCRCQAFMLTGDASNADPVCSKSPHHGVILKAREEAEEPGQGIEHLTLRNAKASQLIYRG, translated from the coding sequence ATGCGCAGTTCTGGATCGAGTGAGACGCTGCCCGGCCCGCCGTTATGGCTGCTTGCCGAACTGACTTATCGCTGTCCGCTGCAATGCCCGTATTGCTCCAACCCGTTGGACTTTGCCCGGCACGGCGAGGAGCTGAGTACGCAAGAATGGATTCGCGTTTTCGGTGAAGCGCGAGAGATGGGTGCCGCGCAATTGGGTTTTTCCGGGGGCGAGCCGTTGGTGCGTCAGGACCTGGCCGAGTTGATCAAAGCTGCGCGGGACATGGGCTACTACACCAACCTGATCACCTCCGGCATCGGCCTGACCGAGCAAAAGGTGCGCGATTTCAAGGTGGCCGGGCTGGACCATATCCAGATCAGCTTCCAGGCCGCCGACGAGGCGGTGAACAACATGCTCGCCGGCTCGCGCAAGGCCTTTGCACAGAAACTCGCCATGGCCCGTGCGGTGAAAGCCCAGGGCTATCCGATGGTGCTGAACTTTGTCACCCATCGGCACAACATCGACCGGATCGCGCAAATCATCGACTTGTGCCTGGCGCTGGAAGCGGATTTTGTTGAGTTGGCCACCTGCCAATTCTATGGCTGGGCGGAGCTCAATCGCGTCGGCCTGTTGCCCACCCGCGAGCAGTTGCAGCGTGCCGAGCGCATCACCTATGAATACCGCGAACGCCTTGATGCCCAGGGTCATCCGTGCAAGCTGATCTTCGTCACCCCGGACTACTACGAAGAGCGTCCCAAGACCTGCATGAATGGTTGGGCCAACCTGTTTCTCGACATCACTCCCGACGGCACAGCCTTGCCTTGCCACAGTGCGCGGCAATTGCCGGTACCGTTTCCCAACGTGCGCGAGCACAGCCTCTCGCACATCTGGAACGAGTCCTTCGGCTTCAATCGTTTTCGTGGCGATGACTGGATGAAAGAACCGTGCCGCTCCTGCGATGAAAAACACAAGGACCTGGGTGGGTGCCGCTGCCAGGCCTTCATGCTGACCGGCGATGCCAGCAATGCCGACCCGGTGTGCAGCAAGTCGCCGCATCACGGTGTGATCCTCAAGGCCCGTGAAGAAGCCGAGGAACCGGGGCAGGGGATCGAACACCTGACGCTGCGCAATGCGAAGGCTTCGCAGCTGATCTATCGCGGATAG
- a CDS encoding NahK/ErcS family hybrid sensor histidine kinase/response regulator, translating to MAKPSDEQQRALTGLLGLGNHSARKSHYPELAARLDELEAERNRYKWLFENAVNGIFQASLRDGMRAANPALAHMLGYKDPQEVLFSLTDLAANLFIDGTPELEHIGEILTRERSLNAYETRLRRKDGSHIDVLMNLLLKPGHEELVEGFVADITERKQAQRHLQQLNDELEHRVAARTDELLEANRNLQQQIVQRKLIARALRHARDAAQAANHSKDKYLAAASHDLLQPLNAARLLISTLRERQLPASEQVLVERTHQALEGAEDLLTDLLDISRLDQAAVKPDVAPYHLDELFGPLVSEFQSVAQAEGLNLRVHAVDCAINTDLRLLTRILRNFLSNACRYTDEGSILLGARRRGAMLRLEVWDTGRGIAADRLDSIFLEFNQLDVGRAADRKGVGLGLAIVERIAKILGYTIGVKSAPGRGSMFSIDVPISAEVPLPVSQTVPQAGAGDPLPGRRLLVLDNEVSILDSMSALLGQWGCDVVTATDETSALVALGGHAPDLILADYHLDHGVVGCEVVRHLREHFVQNIPAVIITADRTDQCRRSLQRLAAPLLNKPVKPGKLRAVLSQLLG from the coding sequence ATGGCGAAGCCCTCTGACGAGCAGCAAAGGGCGCTGACCGGCCTGTTGGGACTGGGTAATCACTCGGCCCGCAAGAGCCATTACCCGGAGCTGGCTGCGCGCCTGGATGAACTGGAGGCCGAGCGCAATCGTTACAAGTGGCTCTTTGAAAACGCGGTGAATGGCATCTTCCAGGCCAGCCTGCGCGATGGCATGCGCGCCGCCAATCCGGCACTGGCACACATGCTTGGCTACAAGGATCCGCAGGAAGTGCTGTTTTCCCTGACGGACCTGGCCGCCAACCTGTTTATCGACGGCACGCCGGAGCTGGAACACATCGGCGAAATCCTCACCCGCGAACGCAGCCTGAACGCCTATGAAACCCGTCTGCGCCGCAAGGATGGCAGCCACATCGATGTGCTGATGAACCTGTTGCTCAAGCCGGGGCATGAGGAGCTGGTCGAAGGATTTGTCGCCGACATCACCGAGCGCAAACAGGCGCAGCGACACTTGCAGCAGCTCAACGATGAACTGGAGCACCGCGTCGCCGCTCGCACCGATGAATTACTCGAGGCCAATCGAAATCTTCAGCAGCAGATCGTCCAGCGCAAACTGATCGCCAGGGCCTTGCGCCATGCCCGGGATGCGGCGCAGGCCGCCAATCACAGCAAGGACAAATACCTCGCCGCCGCCAGCCACGACCTGCTGCAACCGCTGAACGCCGCACGGTTGCTGATTTCTACCTTGCGCGAGCGCCAGTTGCCGGCATCCGAACAGGTGCTGGTAGAGCGCACCCATCAAGCCCTTGAAGGCGCCGAGGACCTGCTCACGGATCTGCTCGATATTTCCCGGCTCGATCAGGCCGCCGTCAAACCTGACGTTGCGCCTTATCACCTCGACGAGTTGTTCGGGCCGCTGGTGTCGGAGTTCCAGTCGGTTGCGCAGGCGGAAGGCTTGAACCTGCGCGTGCACGCGGTCGATTGCGCCATCAATACCGATTTACGTCTGCTGACGCGGATCCTGCGTAATTTCCTCAGCAATGCCTGTCGTTATACCGACGAGGGCAGCATTCTGCTGGGGGCCAGGCGTCGCGGCGCGATGTTGCGCCTTGAGGTGTGGGACACCGGGCGCGGGATCGCCGCGGATCGCCTGGACTCGATCTTCCTGGAGTTCAATCAACTGGACGTCGGACGCGCCGCCGACCGCAAAGGTGTTGGTCTGGGGCTGGCGATTGTCGAGCGCATCGCCAAGATTCTCGGTTATACCATCGGCGTGAAATCGGCGCCGGGGCGCGGTTCGATGTTCAGCATCGACGTGCCGATTTCCGCCGAGGTTCCATTGCCCGTCAGCCAAACGGTGCCGCAGGCAGGGGCGGGCGACCCGTTGCCAGGGCGCCGCCTGTTGGTGCTGGACAATGAAGTGAGTATTCTCGATAGCATGAGCGCGTTGCTCGGGCAGTGGGGTTGTGACGTTGTGACAGCCACTGATGAAACTTCTGCGCTGGTTGCGTTGGGCGGTCACGCACCGGATTTGATACTGGCGGACTATCACCTCGATCACGGCGTGGTTGGCTGTGAGGTGGTCCGGCATTTGCGCGAGCACTTTGTGCAGAACATTCCCGCCGTGATCATCACCGCCGACCGCACCGACCAGTGCCGGCGCTCCCTGCAACGACTCGCTGCACCGCTGCTGAACAAACCGGTGAAGCCAGGCAAGTTGCGCGCGGTGTTGAGCCAGTTACTGGGTTAA
- a CDS encoding aldose 1-epimerase, whose amino-acid sequence MKPTLLELEDEFTRLTLAPELGASIVNWTVRSTGLPLLRHADEHALNTGLPGKLGCFPLIPWSNRIAEGGFDCPDGWLALAPNSLTDPLPIHGSAWQQPWQVVSHSANEVVLQLDSTTPFAYRARQRFHLNAGKLSIELHVTHLAERAAWHGLGLHPFLPRTANTLLQAPAQQVWLCDSKKLPTRLSELPQEWSFQQPNALPETLVDNGFCAWDGHCLIQQPDLGYELQCQASGSDYYLLYCPLGLAFFCIEPVSHPVNAHHLPGRPGLRLLEQGQSAQLGFSLQYRAI is encoded by the coding sequence ATGAAGCCAACACTGCTCGAACTCGAAGACGAATTCACCCGCCTCACCCTCGCCCCGGAACTCGGGGCGAGCATCGTCAACTGGACTGTGCGCAGCACCGGCCTGCCCTTGCTGCGACACGCCGATGAGCACGCCCTGAACACCGGCCTGCCGGGCAAACTCGGCTGTTTTCCCTTGATCCCCTGGTCCAACCGCATTGCCGAAGGCGGTTTCGACTGCCCCGATGGTTGGCTGGCCCTTGCGCCGAACAGCCTCACCGATCCCCTGCCCATCCACGGCAGCGCCTGGCAACAACCCTGGCAGGTGGTGTCTCATTCAGCGAACGAAGTGGTTCTGCAACTCGACAGCACAACCCCCTTCGCCTACCGCGCCCGGCAGCGTTTTCATCTGAACGCGGGCAAGCTGAGCATCGAGCTGCATGTCACCCATCTTGCCGAACGCGCTGCGTGGCACGGGTTGGGCTTGCACCCGTTTCTGCCACGTACGGCGAACACACTACTGCAAGCGCCGGCGCAACAGGTCTGGTTGTGCGATTCGAAAAAACTACCGACCCGACTCAGCGAATTGCCGCAAGAGTGGAGCTTTCAGCAACCCAATGCATTACCCGAAACGCTTGTCGATAACGGATTTTGCGCGTGGGATGGCCACTGCCTGATCCAGCAACCGGACCTTGGTTATGAACTGCAATGCCAGGCCAGCGGCAGCGATTACTACCTGCTCTACTGCCCCCTGGGCCTGGCGTTTTTCTGCATTGAGCCGGTCAGCCACCCGGTCAATGCACATCACTTGCCCGGTCGGCCGGGATTGCGCTTGCTGGAACAAGGGCAATCCGCGCAACTGGGGTTCAGCCTGCAATATCGAGCGATATAA